A genome region from Gadus chalcogrammus isolate NIFS_2021 chromosome 7, NIFS_Gcha_1.0, whole genome shotgun sequence includes the following:
- the emc6 gene encoding ER membrane protein complex subunit 6 translates to MASIVAKREGPQFISEIAVRGNAAVLDYCRTSVSALSGATAGILGLTGLYGFIFYFLASFLLSLLLILKAGRRWNKCFKARRLLFTGGLVGGLFTYVLFWTFLYGMVHVY, encoded by the coding sequence ATGGCGTCAATTGTGGCCAAGCGCGAAGGACCGCAGTTCATCAGTGAAATCGCCGTGAGGGGCAACGCTGCCGTACTGGACTATTGTAGGACGTCTGTATCTGCTCTGTCCGGAGCGACAGCGGGAATCCTCGGACTGACGGGACTATACGGGTTCATCTTCTACTTCCTAGCCTCGTTTCTCCTCTCCTTGCTGCTCATCCTGAAGGCAGGGCGTCGGTGGAACAAGTGCTTCAAAGCCAGACGGTTGCTCTTCACGGGCGGCCTTGTCGGGGGTCTTTTTACTTATGTCCTATTTTGGACTTTTCTCTACGGAATGGTGCATGTGTACTGA
- the shpk gene encoding sedoheptulokinase: MGKYVLGIDVGTTSIKVVLLEQGSKAIAACYSLPTASDFVDSSGLQTHEQETGIIISTLNKCIALLPREKLLNVSRIGVSGQMHGVLFWKSKTGCDWQNRDFFVVKDTSQLVTWQDGRCSAHFLSSLPTPNAHLAVATGFGCATIFWFLRNRPEFLSDFSVAGTIQDYVVSMLCGLDHCVMTPHNAASWGFFNTTTSQWNTEILSEAGFPVVLLPECVVAGGTAGRTVSDWHGIPAHTPVGAALGDFQCSVYHCMASPTDAVLNIGTSAQLTYAMPGGFRPPDAPESGSPISYFPYFDESYLAVAASLNGGNALATFAGMLSSWMKDLGVEGGGGGGGGGGGDDSSLYATLNSVALGQPPSDLAVSPTLLGERHRPQLRGSVANAAAGNLSLGHVTRALCRGIVDNLTSMMPAALLGEAGVRRVLGCGSALSRNPALWEEAERALLPLPLERSQTADSAVGVAMVVCDRL, encoded by the exons ATGGGTAAATATGTCTTGGGTATAGACGTAGGAACTACATCGATTAAAGTGGTGCTACTAGAACAGGGGTCCAAAGCAATTGCCGCATGTTACTCTTTGCCGACTGCGTCAGACTTCGTCGACAGTAGTGGATTACAG ACCCACGAGCAGGAGACTGGCATAATAATATCAACTCTTAACAAATGCATCGCCCTTTTGCCCAGAGAAAAACTTCTCAATGTCAGCAGAATAGGGGTTTCAGGACAAATGCATGGCGTTTTATTCTGGAAATCAAAGACTG GCTGTGATTGGCAGAACAGAGACTTCTTCGTGGTCAAGGACACCAGTCAGTTGGTCACCTGGCAGGATGGCCGCTGCAGCGCTCACTTTCTGTCCTCGCTCCCGACCCCCAACgcccatctggccgtggccacGGGGTTCGGCTGTGCCACCATCTTCTGGTTCTTGAGAAACAG GCCGGAGTTCCTCTCTGACTTCAGCGTGGCCGGGACAATCCAGGACTACGTGGTGTCCATGCTGTGTGGCCTTGACCACTGTGTGATGACCCCTCACAACGCGGCCAGCTGGGGAttcttcaacaccaccaccagccagtGGAACACGGAAAT TCTATCCGAGGCGGGCTTCCCTGTGGTCCTGCTCCCTGAGTGTGTGGTGGCGGGGGGCACGGCAGGGCGCACCGTATCTGACTGGCACGGCATCCCTGCCCACACACCAGTAGGGGCTGCCCTGGGGGACTtccagtgctctgtgtaccactGCATGGCGTCCCCCACAGACGCAG TGCTGAACATCGGCACCTCGGCCCAGCTGACCTACGCCATGCCGGGGGGGTTCAGGCCTCCAGATGCCCCTGAGTCTGGCTCCCCCATCTCGTATTTCCCGTACTTCGACGAGTCCTACCTGGCAGTGGCGGCGTCGCTGAATGGGGGCAACGCCCTGGCAACGTTCGCGGGGATGCTCAGCTCATGGATGAAGGACCttg GCgtggagggcggcggcggcggcggcggcggcggcgggggtgaCGACTCCTCTCTGTACGCCACGCTGAACAGCGTCGCCCTGGGCCAGCCGCCCAGCGACCTGGCGGTGAGCCCCACCCTGCTGGGCGAGAGGCACCGCCCGCAGCTCCGGGGCTCCGTGgccaacgccgccgccggcaACCTCTCCCTGGGTCACGTGACCCGGGCGCTGTGCCGCGGCATCGTGGACAACCTGACCTCCATGATGCCGGCGGCGCTCCTGGGCGAGGCGGGGGTGCGGCGGGTGCTGGGCTGCGGCAGCGCCCTCTCCCGCAACCCGGCGCTgtgggaggaggcggagagggccctcctccccctgcccctggAGCGCAGCCAGACCGCCGACTCGGCCGTGGGCGTGGCCATGGTCGTCTGCGATCGGCTCTGA